Proteins from a single region of Hydra vulgaris chromosome 12, alternate assembly HydraT2T_AEP:
- the LOC100203334 gene encoding uncharacterized protein LOC100203334 isoform X3: MKKIKNHCVSRVGGSKPKVATPEVVNKIEALKREKHDMFAWEIREKLIDSKLCPPSQCPSISSINRILRKRAAERAAERAATDNTFHKGKPNLSHSQLNYTKDFFLKKELSSLFPVNNHLYSDKTTKIYPQIYENLKYMHNCYYPHQNNCINCMNYNFVNAGICAPPLLPISELRGDVNNAQSKIGDIFQRDRQISKDDLQERTKLVYSCTCLDCIKFRSEKALKLTPLYKNDSFYNMFSVQEFQDNTSYRLGMNERKKAHVAYTGNCFKQLEETYKYFHCSNLNIKDDLQKRNEIRVHANPKNLIPCKNAHV; this comes from the exons atgaagaaaataaaaaatcattgtgtCAGTCGAGTTGGTGGTAGCAAACCAAAAGTTGCAACTCCAGAAGTTGTTAACAAAATTGAAgctttaaaaagagaaaaacacGATATGTTTGCTTGGGAAATCAGAGAAAAATTAATTGACTCTAAGTTGTGTCCACCATCGCAATGCCCAAGTATAAGTTCAATTAATCGTATTCTTCGTAAGAGAGCTGCTGAACGCGCAGCTGAACGCGCAGCAACAGACAATACTTTTCACAAAGGTAAACCGAATCTATCACATTCACAACTTAAttatacaaaagattttttcttaaaaaaagaactcaGCTCTTTATTTCCtgtaaataatcatttatattCAGATAAAACAACGAAAATATATCCtcaaatatatgaaaatttaaaatacatgcACAATTGTTATTACCCTCatcaaaataattgtataaattgCATGAACTATAATTTCGTGAATGCTGGAATTTGTGCTCCTCCGCTTTTGCCAATATCAGAGCTTCGAGGTGATGTAAATAATGCACAATCTAAAATTGGag atatttttcagAGAGACCGCCAGATTTCAAAGGACGATTTACAAGAGCGAACAAAACTAGTGTATAGTTGCACATGTTTGGATTGCATTAAATTTAGATCAGAAAAAGCTCTCAAGTTGACGCCTTTATACAAAAACGATTCTTTTTATAACATGTTTTCCGTCCAAGAATTTCAAGATAATACTAGTTATCGATTGGGAATGAACGAACGAAAAAAAGCACACGTTGCTTATACTGGAAATTGTTTCAAACAACTAGAGGAAACATATAAGTACTTTCATTGTTCTAACCTTAATATAAAAGATGATCtgcaaaaaagaaatgaaataagAGTTCATGCAAATCCCAAAAATTTAATCCCGTGCAAGAATGCACATGTCTAA
- the LOC100203334 gene encoding uncharacterized protein LOC100203334 isoform X4, producing MKKIKNHCVSRVGGSKPKVATPEVVNKIEALKREKHDMFAWEIREKLIDSKLCPPSQCPSISSINRILRKRAAERAAERAATDNTFHKDKTTKIYPQIYENLKYMHNCYYPHQNNCINCMNYNFVNAGICAPPLLPISELRGDVNNAQSKIGDIFQRDRQISKDDLQERTKLVYSCTCLDCIKFRSEKALKLTPLYKNDSFYNMFSVQEFQDNTSYRLGMNERKKAHVAYTGNCFKQLEETYKYFHCSNLNIKDDLQKRNEIRVHANPKNLIPCKNAHV from the exons atgaagaaaataaaaaatcattgtgtCAGTCGAGTTGGTGGTAGCAAACCAAAAGTTGCAACTCCAGAAGTTGTTAACAAAATTGAAgctttaaaaagagaaaaacacGATATGTTTGCTTGGGAAATCAGAGAAAAATTAATTGACTCTAAGTTGTGTCCACCATCGCAATGCCCAAGTATAAGTTCAATTAATCGTATTCTTCGTAAGAGAGCTGCTGAACGCGCAGCTGAACGCGCAGCAACAGACAATACTTTTCACAAAG ATAAAACAACGAAAATATATCCtcaaatatatgaaaatttaaaatacatgcACAATTGTTATTACCCTCatcaaaataattgtataaattgCATGAACTATAATTTCGTGAATGCTGGAATTTGTGCTCCTCCGCTTTTGCCAATATCAGAGCTTCGAGGTGATGTAAATAATGCACAATCTAAAATTGGag atatttttcagAGAGACCGCCAGATTTCAAAGGACGATTTACAAGAGCGAACAAAACTAGTGTATAGTTGCACATGTTTGGATTGCATTAAATTTAGATCAGAAAAAGCTCTCAAGTTGACGCCTTTATACAAAAACGATTCTTTTTATAACATGTTTTCCGTCCAAGAATTTCAAGATAATACTAGTTATCGATTGGGAATGAACGAACGAAAAAAAGCACACGTTGCTTATACTGGAAATTGTTTCAAACAACTAGAGGAAACATATAAGTACTTTCATTGTTCTAACCTTAATATAAAAGATGATCtgcaaaaaagaaatgaaataagAGTTCATGCAAATCCCAAAAATTTAATCCCGTGCAAGAATGCACATGTCTAA